A region from the Medicago truncatula cultivar Jemalong A17 chromosome 6, MtrunA17r5.0-ANR, whole genome shotgun sequence genome encodes:
- the LOC11413143 gene encoding protein SUPPRESSOR OF npr1-1, CONSTITUTIVE 1, whose amino-acid sequence MRVLNLEGGSGLVQIPNISGLSNLEKLSIKNCWKLIAIDKSVGFLGKLKILRLINCIEIQSIPPLMLASLVELHLSGCNSLESFPPVLDGFGDKLKTMNVIYCKMLRSIPPLKLNSLETLDLSQCYSLENFPLVVDAFLGKLKTLNVKGCCKLTSIPPLKLNSLETLDLSQCYSLENFPLVVDAFLGKLKTLNVESCHNLKSIQPLKLDSLIYLNLSHCYNLENFPSVVDEFLGKLKTLCFAKCHNLKSIPPLKLNSLETLDFSSCHRLESFPPVVDGFLGKLKTLLVRKCYNLKSIPPLKLDSLEKLDLSCCCSLESFPCVVDGLLDKLKFLNIECCIMLRNIPRLRLTSLEYFNLSCCYSLESFPEILGEMRNIPGLLKDDTPIKEIPFPFKTLTQPQTLCDCGYVYLPNRMSTLAKFTIRNEEKVNAIQSSHVKYICVRHVGYRSEEYLSKSLMLFANVKELHLTSNHFTVIPKSIENCQFLWKLILDDCTALKEIKGIPPCLRMLSALNCKSLTSSCKSKLLNQELHEAGKTWFRLPQATFPEWFDHHCMAGTYISFWFRNKFPVIALYVLSPFTWDGSPLRVIINGDTFFYTHGSKIGAKSHADTYHLHLFHMQMENFNDNMDKALSENKWNHAEVLFGFKFLKSGIHVLKEKINLKDIRFTNPENDANIVITRGEVTDLPHAMLPPEPINLSTELSSTSDETEPLMNNLHLSPSFRRHFSQNNAANETEQIQCFSSFKSIFLDNQESEAQGRESSHHCLIM is encoded by the exons ATGAGAGTTTTGAATCTCGAAGGTGGCAGTGGTTTAGTACAAATACCTAATATATCTGGTCTCTCAAATTTAGAAaaactttcaattaaaaattgttGGAAACTAATTGCAATTGATAAATCGGTTGGTTTTCTAGGTAAACTTAAAATCTTGAGACTTATAAATTGCATTGAAATCCAGAGTATTCCACCTCTCATGTTAGCTTCTCTAGTAGAACTCCATCTTTCAGGATGCAATAGCCTTGAGAGTTTTCCACCTGTGTTAGATGGATTTGGTGATAAGCTAAAAACCATGAATGTTATATATTGCAAAATGCTAAGGAGTATTCCACCTCTCAAGTTGAATTCTCTAGAAACACTTGACCTTTCGCAGTGTTATAGTCTTGAGAATTTTCCACTTGTGGTAGATGCGTTTCTTGGAAAACTTAAAACCTTGAATGTTAAAGGTTGCTGCAAACTAACGAGTATTCCACCTCTCAAGTTGAATTCTCTAGAAACACTTGACCTTTCGCAATGTTATAGTCTTGAGAATTTCCCACTTGTGGTGGATGCGTTTCTTGGAAAACTTAAAACCCTGAATGTTGAAAGTTGTCACAATCTCAAGAGTATTCAACCTCTCAAGTTGGATTCGCTAATATATCTTAACCTTTCACATTGTTATAATCTTGAGAATTTTCCATCTGTGGTGGACGAGTTTCTTGGAAAACTTAAGACCTTGTGTTTTGCAAAGTGTCACAATCTCAAGAGTATTCCACCTCTCAAGTTGAATTCACTGGAAACCCTTGACTTTTCATCATGTCATAGGCTCGAGAGCTTTCCACCTGTGGTGGACGGGTTTCTTGGAAAACTTAAAACCCTGCTTGTTAGAAAGTGTTACAATCTCAAGAGTATCCCACCTCTCAAGCTGGATTCTTTAGAGAAACTTGACCTTTCATGTTGCTGTAGTCTTGAGAGTTTTCCATGTGTGGTGGATGGGTTGTTGGATaaacttaaatttttgaatattgAATGTTGCATCATGCTTAGGAATATCCCACGGCTCAGGTTGACTTCATTGGAATATTTCAATCTTTCATGTTGTTATAGTCTCGAGAGTTTTCCAGAAATATTGGGGGAAATGAGAAATATACCAGGACTCCTTAAGGATGATACTCCCATAAAAGAAATTCCATTTCCCTTTAAAACTCTTACTCAGCCTCAGACATTATGTGACTGTGGATATGTTTACTTACCAAATAGGATGTCAACATTGGCTAAATTTACCATTAGGAATGAAGAAAAAGTGAATGCAATTCAATCTTCACATGTAAAGTATATTTGTGTCAGGCACGTCGGCTATCGTTCAGAGGAATATCTGTCAAAAAGTCTTATGTTGTTTGCTAATGTGAAAGAATTACACTTAACTAGTAATCATTTCACAGTTATTCCTAAATCTAttgaaaattgtcaatttttgtGGAAACTCATCTTGGATGATTGTACGGCACTTAAAGAAATTAAAGGGATTCCTCCATGCTTAAGAATGTTATCTGCACTAAACTGCAAGTCGTTGACTTCGTCGTGCAAGAGCAAATTGCTAAATCAg GAATTACATGAGGCTGGAAAAACATGGTTTCGTTTGCCACAAGCAACATTTCCAGAGTGGTTTGATCACCATTGTATGGCAGgaacatatatttctttttggtttcgtAACAAGTTTCCTGTCATAGCTCTCTATGTTCTTTCTCCATTTACATGGGATGGTTCTCCATTAAGAGTGATCATCAACGgagatacatttttttatacacATGGTTCGAAGATTGGTGCCAAATCACATGCAGATACATATCATTTGCATCTTTTTCATATGCAAATGGAAAACTTCAATGATAATATGGACAAAGCACTTTCAGAAAATAAGTGGAACCATGCGGAGGTTCTCTTTGGATTCAAATTCCTTAAAAGTGGAATCCAtgtattgaaagagaaaattaactTGAAGGATATTCGATTCACCAATCCAGAGAATGATGCTAACATTGTAATCACTCGGGGTGAA GTTACTGATCTTCCACATGCCATGCTACCACCAGAGCCCATTAACTTGTCAACAGAACTTTCATCAACTTCCGATGAAACTGAACCGTTGATGAACAACTTGCATTTGAGTCCATCTTTTAGAAGACACTTTTCTCAGAACAATGCGGCTAACGAGACTGAGCAAATTCAGTGCTTTTCATCATTTAAGTCCATCTTCCTAGACAACCAAGAAAGTGAAGCACAAGGCAGAGAGAGTTCACACCATTGTTTAATTATGTGA
- the LOC112422550 gene encoding disease resistance protein RPV1 yields MKVLNYDCDTLLTRMPDISNLPNLEQFSIQDCTSLITIDESIGFLSKLKILRLIGCHNLHSVPPLNSASLVELNLSHCHSLESFPLVVSGFLGELKILRVIGCSKIRLIQSLVLPSLEELDLLDCTSLDSFSNMVFGDKLKTMSFRGCYELRSIPPLKLDSLEKLYLSYCPNLVSISPLKLDSLEKLVLSNCYKLESFPSVVDGLLDKLKTLFVKNCHNLRSIPALKLDSLENLDLSHCRNLVSISPLKLDSLEKLCLSNCYKLESFPSVVDGFLGKLKTLFVRNCHNLRSIPVLKLDSLEKRDLSHCRNLVSISPLKLDSLERLVLSNCYKLESFPSVVDGFLGKLKTLFVKNCHNLRSIPALKLDSLENFDLSHCHNLVSISPLKLDSLENFDLSHCHNLVSISPLKLDSLEKLVLSNCYKLESFPSVVDGLLDKLKTLFVKNCHNLRSIPALKLDSLEKLDLSHCHKLVSISPLKLDSLEKLVLSNCYKLESFPSVVDGLLDKLKTLFVKNCHNLRSIPALKLDSLEKLDLLHCHNLVSISPLKLDSLEKLVLSNCYKLESFPSVVDGLLNKLKTLFVKNCHNLRNIPALKLDSLEKLDLSDCYKLESFPSVVDGLLDKLKFLNIVNCIMLRNIPRLSLTSLEHFNLSCCYRLESFPEILGEMRNIPRLHLDETPIKEFPFQFQTLTQPQRFVSCDCGYGRLPNRDVVMSESAELTIKAEEKMNQMQSSHVKYICVRNCKLSDEYLSISLMLFANVKELHITNCQFTVIPKSIEKCQFLWKIVLDDCKELMEMKGIPPCLRELSALNCILTSSCKSKLLNQKLHEAGNTRFRLPRAKIPEWFDHQCEAGKSISFWFCGKFPAIALCVVSPLTWGNSSEHLVRVIINGNTFFYTHGWQRVMGTQPDMYHLHLFHMQMEYFNDNMDKALLENKWNHAEVDFGFPFMFSGIHVLKEKSSMKDIRFTNPENDANTVHLGLSHATRAL; encoded by the exons ATGAAAGTTTTAAATTATGATTGCGATACACTATTAACAAGAATGCCTGATATCTCTAATCTCCCAAATTTAgaacaattttcaattcaaGATTGTACTAGTTTAATTACAATTGATGAATCTATTGGCTTTTTGAGTAAACTTAAAATCTTGAGATTGATAGGTTGCCATAACCTCCACAGTGTTCCACCACTCAATTCAGCTTCACTGGTAGAACTCAATCTTTCACACTGTCATAGTCTAGAAAGTTTTCCTCTCGTGGTGAGTGGATTTCTTGGAGAACTTAAAATCTTGAGGGTTATAGGTTGCAGCAAAATCAGACTTATTCAATCTCTCGTGTTACCTTCTCTAGAAGAACTCGATCTTTTAGATTGTACTAGTCTTGACAGTTTTTCAAATATGGTGTTTGGTGAtaagcttaaaaccatgagttTTAGAGGTTGCTACGAGTTAAGGAGTATTCCACCTCTCAAGTTGGATTCACTTGAAAAACTTTACCTATCATATTGTCCCAATCTCGTGAGTATATCACCTCTCAAGTTGGATTCACTAGAAAAACTTGTCCTTTCAAATTGTTATAAGCTCGAGAGCTTCCCAAGCGTGGTGGATGGGTTGTTGGATAAACTTAAAACCCTGTTTGTTAAAAATTGTCACAATCTCAGGAGTATTCCAGCTCTCAAGTTGGATTCACTTGAAAACCTTGACCTATCACATTGTCGCAATCTCGTGAGTATCTCACCTCTCAAGTTGGATTCACTAGAAAAACTTTGCCTTTCAAATTGTTATAAGCTCGAGAGCTTCCCAAGCGTGGTGGATGGGTTTCTTGGAAAACTTAAAACCCTGTTTGTTCGAAATTGTCACAATCTTAGGAGTATTCCAGTTCTCAAGTTGGATTCACTTGAAAAACGTGACCTATCACATTGTCGCAATCTCGTGAGTATATCACCTCTCAAGTTGGATTCACTAGAAAGACTTGTCCTTTCAAATTGTTATAAGCTCGAGAGCTTCCCAAGCGTGGTGGATGGGTTTCTTGGAAAACTTAAAACCCTGTTTGTTAAAAATTGTCACAATCTTAGGAGTATTCCAGCTCTCAAGTTGGATTCACTTGAAAATTTTGACCTATCACATTGTCACAATCTTGTGAGTATTTCACCTCTCAAGTTGGATTCACTTGAAAATTTTGACCTATCACATTGTCACAATCTTGTGAGTATTTCACCTCTCAAGTTGGATTCACTAGAAAAGCTTGTCCTTTCAAATTGTTATAAGCTCGAGAGCTTTCCAAGCGTGGTGGATGGGTTGTTGGATAAACTTAAAACCCTGTTTGTTAAAAATTGTCACAATCTCAGGAGTATTCCAGCTCTCAAGTTGGATTCACTTGAAAAACTTGACCTATCACATTGTCACAAACTTGTGAGTATTTCACCTCTCAAGTTGGATTCACTAGAAAAACTTGTCCTTTCAAATTGTTATAAGCTCGAGAGCTTTCCAAGCGTGGTGGATGGGTTGTTGGATAAACTTAAAACCCTGTTTGTTAAAAATTGTCACAATCTCAGGAGTATTCCAGCTCTCAAGTTGGATTCACTTGAAAAACTTGACCTATTACATTGTCACAATCTTGTGAGTATTTCACCTCTCAAGTTGGATTCACTAGAAAAACTTGTCCTTTCAAATTGTTATAAGCTCGAGAGCTTTCCAAGCGTGGTGGATGGGTTGTTGAATAAACTTAAAACCCTGTTTGTTAAAAATTGTCACAATCTCAGGAATATTCCAGCTCTCAAGTTGGATTCACTTGAAAAACTTGACCTTTCAGATTGTTATAAGCTCGAGAGCTTTCCAAGTGTGGTGGATGGGTTGTTGGATAAATTGAAATTCTTGAATATTGTAAACTGCATCATGCTTAGGAATATCCCACGGCTCAGCCTGACTTCGTTGGAACATTTCAATCTTTCATGTTGTTATAGGCTTGAGAGTTTTCCAGAAATATTGGGAGAGATGAGAAATATACCAAGACTCCACTTGGATGAAACTCCCATAAAAGAAtttccatttcaatttcaaactcTTACTCAGCCTCAAAGATTTGTTTCATGTGACTGTGGATATGGCCGCTTACCAAATAGAGATGTTGTGATGTCAGAATCGGCTGAACTTACCATCAAGGCTGAAGAAAAAATGAACCAAATGCAATCTTCACATGTAAAGTATATTTGTGTCAGGAACTGCAAACTTTCAGATGAATATCTGTCAATAAGTCTCATGTTGTTTGCTAATGTGAAAGAACTACACATAACTAACtgtcaattcacagttattcctAAATCTattgaaaaatgtcaatttttatggaaaatcgTCTTGGATGATTGTAAGGAACTTATGGAAATGAAAGGGATTCCTCCATGCTTAAGAGAGTTATCTGCACTAAACTGCATATTGACTTCGTCGTGCAAAAGCAAATTACTAAATCAg AAATTACATGAGGCTGGAAATACTCGGTTTCGTTTGCCACGTGCAAAGATTCCAGAGTGGTTCGACCACCAATGCGAGGCAGGAAAGTCAATTTCTTTCTGGTTTTGTGGCAAGTTTCCTGCCATAGCTCTCTGTGTTGTTTCTCCACTTACATGGGGTAATTCTTCTGAACACCTTGTAAGAGTGATCATCAACGGAAATACATTTTTCTATACACATGGGTGGCAGCGTGTTATGGGAACTCAGCCGGACATGTATCATTTGCATCTTTTTCATATGCAAATGGAATACTTCAATGATAATATGGACAAGGCacttttagaaaataaatgGAACCATGCAGAGGTTGACTTTGGATTCCCATTCATGTTTAGTGGAATCCATGTATTGAAAGAGAAAAGTAGCATGAAAGATATTCGATTCACCAACCCAGAGAATGATGCTAACACTGTTCACTTGGGATTAA GTCATGCTACCAGAGCCCTTTAA
- the LOC11412673 gene encoding disease resistance protein RUN1 — translation MASLTVTDRFKYDVFLSFRGEDTRYGFTGNLKKALDDKGVRTFIDDEKLKKGDEITPSLLKAIEDSMMAIIVLSENYASSSFCLQELSHILDTMKDKAGRYVLPVFYKVDPSHVRKLKRSYGEAMKKHDVASSSSHNMNNKWKDSLHQVANLSGSHYKGDKYEYEFIENIVEQVLRNIKPIVLPVGDYLVGLEHQKQHVTSLLNVGSDDTIHMVGIHGIGGIGKTTLALEVYNSIVRQFECSCFFEKVRDFKESGLIYLQKILLSQIVGETKMEITSVRQGVSILQQRLHQKKVLLLLDDVDKDEQLKAIAGSSDWFGLGSRVIITTRDKRLLTYHGIERTYEVKGLNDAAAFDLVGWKALKNDYSPIYKDVLLEQKQGRELNANELRRLKDLKNDVRFSSYANVLKRAVAYASGLPLALEVIGSHFFNKTIEQCNYVLDRCERVPDKKIQTTLQVSFDALQDEDKFVFLDIACCLKGWNLIRVEEILHAHYGNIMKDHIDVLVEKSLIKISDSGNITLHDLIEDMGKEIVRRESPENPGKRTRLWAYEDIKKVFKENTGTSTIKIIHFQFDPWIEKKKDASDGKAFKKMKNLRTLIFSTPVCFSETSEHIPNSLRVLEYSNRNRNYYHSRGSNLFEWDGFLKKASDSYLFFYINMILIPI, via the exons ATGGCTTCCCTCACTGTCACAGATCGATTCAAGTACGATGTTTTCCTCAGCTTTCGAGGTGAGGATACTCGCTATGGTTTCACTGGCAATCTCAAGAAAGCTCTTGATGACAAAGGGGTCCGAACTTTCATCGATGATGAAAAGCTTAAAAAAGGAGATGAAATCACACCATCACTTCTCAAAGCAATTGAAGACTCCATGATGGCCATCATTGTCCTCTCTGAAAATTATGCTTCTTCATCCTTTTGCTTACAAGAACTTTCTCATATCCTTGATACAATGAAAGATAAGGCGGGTCGTTACGTTTTGCCGGTATTTTATAAGGTTGATCCTTCTCATGTACGAAAGTTGAAAAGGAGTTATGGTGAAGCCATGAAAAAACATGATGTGGCCAGCTCCTCAAGTCATAACATGAATAATAAATGGAAGGACTCTCTTCACCAAGTTGCTAATTTGTCCGGCTCTCATTACAAAGG GGATAAGTATGAGTACGAGTTTATTGAGAATATTGTTGAACAAgtcttaagaaatataaaacCTATTGTCTTACCTGTTGGTGATTACCTAGTTGGACTAGAGCACCAAAAGCAACATGTGACTTCGCTTTTGAATGTTGGGTCTGATGATACAATCCACATGGTCGGGATCCATGGGATTGGTGGAATAGGAAAAACTACTCTTGCTCTAGAAGTTTATAATTCGATTGTCCGTCAATTTGAATGTTcctgtttttttgaaaaagtcagAGACTTTAAGGAAAGTGGGTTGATATATCTCCAAAAGATCCTTCTGTCTCAAATTGTTGGAGAGACAAAAATGGAGATAACAAGTGTTAGACAGGGAGTTTCGATATTACAACAAAGGCTTCACCAAAAGAAGGTTCTTTTACTTCTGGATGATGTTGACAAGGATGAGCAATTAAAGGCTATTGCTGGAAGTTCCGATTGGTTTGGTCTAGGAAGTAGAGTCATCATCACGACTCGGGACAAAAGGTTGCTAACATATCATGGGATTGAAAGAACATATGAGGTGAAGGGATTGAACGATGCTGCTGCTTTTGACTTGGTGGGATGGAAAgctttaaaaaatgattatagtCCCATCTATAAAGATGTTTTATTAGAACAAAAGCAAGGAAGAGAATTGAATGCGAATGAATTGCGTAGATTGAAAGATTTGAAGAATGACGTACGTTTTTCAAGTTATGCGAATGTTTTAAAACGTGCTGTAGCATATGCTTCTGGCCTTCCACTTGCTTTGGAAGTCATAGGTTCTCACTTTTTTAACAAGACAATAGAACAATGTAATTATGTACTAGATCGTTGTGAAAGGGTTCCTGATAAAAAGATCCAAACAACACTACAAGTGAGCTTTGATGCTTTGCAGGATGAAgacaaatttgtttttcttgacATTGCTTGTTGCCTCAAAGGATGGAATTTGATAAGAGTCGAAGAAATACTTCATGCTCATTATGGTAATATCATGAAAGATCACATTGATGTGTTAGTGGAAAAATCTCTCATAAAAATAAGCGATTCCGGCAATATAACATTACATGATTTAATAGAGGATATGGGGAAAGAAATTGTTAGAAGAGAATCACCTGAAAATCCTGGAAAGCGCACTAGGTTATGGGCCTATGAAGATATAAAGaaagtttttaaagaaaatacg GGAACAAGTACCATTAAAATCATACATTTCCAATTTGACCCATGGATTGAAAAAAAGAAGGATGCCTCAGATGGAAAAGCTttcaagaagatgaaaaatCTCAGAACACTAATTTTTAGTACTCCTGTTTGTTTTTCTGAAACTTCTGAACATATTCCAAATAGTCTACGAGTGCTAGAATATTCCAATCGCAATCGCAATTATTACCATAGCCGTGGATCAAATCTATTTGAGTGGGACGGCTTTCTCAAAAAGGCAAGTGATTCATATCTCTTTTTCTATATTAATATGATTTTGATtccaatataa
- the LOC120575853 gene encoding TMV resistance protein N-like gives MASLADQFKYDVFLSFRGEDTRHGFTGYLKKALDDKGVRTFMDDKELRKGEEITPSLLKAIEQSMMAIVVLSENYASSSFCLQELSKILDTMKDMVGRSVFPVFYKVDPSDVRKLKRSFGEGMDKHKANSNLDKWKVSLHQVTDLSGFHYKGDTPEHMFIGDIVEQVLGNIEPLALPVGDYLIGLEHQKQHLTSLLNIGSDDTVHMVGIHGMGGIGKTTLALSVYNLIAHEFDASCFLENVRENHEKHGLPYLQNIILSKVVGEKNALTGVRQGISILEQRLRQKKLLLILDDVNEQEQLKALAGKHKWFGPSSRIIITTRDKKLLTCHGVEHTYEVRGLNAKDAFELVRWKAFKDEFSPSDENVSLAQLHVIERVVAYASGHPLALEVMGSHFSNKTIEQCKDALDRYEKVPHKKIQTTLQISFDALEDEEKFVFLDIACCFKGCKLTRVDEILHAHHGEIVKDHINVLVEKSLIKINEFGNVTLHDLVEDMGKEIVRQESPQDPGKRTRLWFSNDIMQVLEENTVSNNVMDNLAFHH, from the exons ATGGCATCCCTCGCAGATCAATTCAAGTACGATGTTTTCCTCAGCTTCAGAGGCGAAGATACTCGCCATGGTTTCACTGGCTATCTCAAGAAAGCTCTTGATGACAAAGGAGTTCGAACTTTCATGGATGATAAGGAGCTACGAAAAGGTGAAGAAATCACACCATCACTTCTTAAAGCAATTGAACAGTCCATGATGGCCATCGTTGTCCTCTCTGAAAATTATGCTTCTTCATCCTTTTGCTTACAAGAACTTTCTAAGATCCTTGATACGATGAAAGATATGGTGGGTCGTTCCGTTTTTCCGGTTTTTTATAAGGTTGATCCTTCTGATGTACGAAAGCTGAAAAGAAGTTTTGGAGAAGGAATGGATAAACATAAGGCCAACTCCAATCTGGATAAATGGAAGGTGTCTCTTCACCAAGTTACTGACTTGTCCGGCTTTCATTACAAAGG GGATACGCCTGAGCATATGTTTATTGGGGACATTGTTGAACAAGTCTTAGGAAATATAGAACCTCTTGCCTTACCGGTTGGTGATTACCTAATTGGACTGGAGCACCAAAAGCAACATCTGACTTCCCTTTTGAATATTGGGTCAGATGATACAGTCCACATGGTAGGGATCCATGGGATGGGTGGAATTGGGAAAACAACTCTTGCTCTATCTGTTTATAATTTGATTGCCCATGAATTTGATGCTTCATGTTTTCTTGAAAATGTTAGGGAAAATCATGAAAAACATGGGTTACCATATCTCCAAAACATCATTCTTTCCAAAGTAGTTGGGGAGAAAAATGCCTTAACCGGTGTTCGACAAGGAATTTCAATATTGGAGCAGAGGCTCCGACAAAAGAAGTTACTTTTGATTCTAGACGATGTTAACGAGCAAGAACAATTAAAAGCTCTGGCCGGAAAACACAAATGGTTTGGTCCCTCAAGTCgaatcatcatcacaactcGGGATAAAAAGTTGCTAACATGTCATGGGGTTGAACATACATATGAGGTGAGAGGGTTGAATGCCAAAGATGCTTTTGAGTTGGTTAGATGGAAAGCTTTTAAAGATGAATTTAGTCCAAGCGATGAAAATGTTTCATTAGCACAATTGCATGTTATAGAACGTGTCGTAGCATATGCTTCTGGTCATCCACTTGCTTTAGAAGTCATGGGTTCTCACTTTTCTAATAAGACAATAGAACAATGTAAAGATGCACTAGATCGTTATGAAAAAGTTCCTCATAAAAAGATCCAAACAACACTACAAATTAGCTTTGATGCTTTGGAAGACGAAGAGAAGTTTGTTTTTCTTGACATTGCTTGTTGCTTTAAAGGATGCAAATTAACAAGGGTCGATGAAATACTTCATGCCCATCATGGTGAAATCGTGAAAGATCACATTAATGTGTTAGTGGAAAAAtctctcataaaaataaatgagtttgGTAATGTGACATTGCATGATTTGGTAGAGGATATGGGTAAAGAAATTGTTAGACAAGAATCGCCTCAAGATCCTGGAAAACGCACTAGATTATGGTTTTCTAATGATATAATGCAAGTTTTAGAAGAAAATACAGTGAGTAATAATGTTATGGATAATTTGGCATTCCACCATTAA
- the LOC120575854 gene encoding protein SUPPRESSOR OF npr1-1, CONSTITUTIVE 1-like — protein MKDHIDVLVEKSLIKISVSGNVTLHDLIEDMGKEIVRRESPEDPGKRTRLWAYEDIKKVFKENTGTSTIKIIHFQFDPWIEKKKDASDGKAFKKMKNLRTLIFSTPVCFSETSEHIPNSLRVLEYSNRNRNYYHSRGSNLFEWDGFLKKASDSYLFFYINMILIPI, from the exons ATGAAAGATCACATTGATGTGTTAGTGGAAAAATCTCTCATAAAAATAAGCGTTTCTGGTAATGTAACATTACATGATTTGATAGAGGATATGGGGAAAGAAATTGTTAGACGAGAATCACCTGAAGATCCTGGAAAACGCACTAGGTTATGGGCCTATGAAGATATAAAGaaagtttttaaagaaaatacg GGAACAAGTACCATTAAAATCATACATTTCCAATTTGACCCATGGATTGAAAAAAAGAAGGATGCCTCAGATGGAAAAGCTttcaagaagatgaaaaatCTCAGAACACTAATTTTTAGTACTCCTGTTTGTTTTTCTGAAACTTCTGAACATATTCCAAATAGTCTACGAGTGCTAGAATATTCCAATCGCAATCGCAATTATTACCATAGCCGTGGATCAAATCTATTTGAGTGGGACGGCTTTCTCAAAAAGGCAAGTGATTCATATCTCTTTTTCTATATTAATATGATTTTGATtccaatataa